One Streptomyces sp. CNQ-509 DNA window includes the following coding sequences:
- a CDS encoding TIGR03085 family metal-binding protein: MTTHAKRERLLLADLLEGAGSEAPTLCEGWTTYDLAAHVVVRERRQDAAGGILFKPLQNRLERVQAEFRQKSYEELVQLIRSGPPRFSPFALKQVDEAANVVEFYVHAEDVRRAQPDYAPRELDPVFSDTLWNRLERGAKMMGRKSPVGLVLRRPDGQTAVAHRGAPVVTVTGEPAELLLFATGRQEAAKVELEGDEDAVAQARSAPLGI, from the coding sequence ATGACGACCCATGCGAAGCGGGAACGGCTACTCCTCGCCGATCTGCTGGAGGGCGCCGGATCCGAGGCGCCGACGCTGTGCGAGGGCTGGACGACGTACGACCTGGCGGCGCACGTGGTGGTGCGCGAGCGCCGGCAGGACGCGGCGGGCGGCATCCTCTTCAAGCCCCTGCAGAACCGGCTGGAGCGCGTGCAGGCGGAGTTCCGGCAGAAGTCGTACGAGGAACTGGTGCAGCTCATCCGCAGCGGGCCGCCGCGGTTCTCGCCGTTCGCGCTCAAGCAGGTCGACGAGGCCGCGAACGTCGTGGAGTTCTACGTGCACGCCGAGGACGTCCGCCGCGCGCAGCCCGACTACGCGCCGCGCGAGCTGGACCCGGTCTTCTCCGACACCCTGTGGAACCGGCTGGAGCGCGGCGCGAAGATGATGGGCCGCAAGTCGCCCGTCGGGCTGGTGCTGCGCCGCCCCGACGGCCAGACGGCGGTGGCCCACCGGGGCGCGCCCGTGGTCACGGTGACCGGGGAGCCTGCGGAGCTGCTGCTGTTCGCCACCGGGCGGCAGGAGGCGGCGAAGGTGGAGCTGGAGGGCGACGAGGACGCCGTGGCGCAGGCGCGGTCGGCGCCGCTCGGCATCTGA